A section of the Aminiphilus circumscriptus DSM 16581 genome encodes:
- a CDS encoding HEAT repeat domain-containing protein, translated as MRVNRLFAILVVLFLWMGLWGWWTQREEREVPEPPLEEAPAPVLRWEGGARYEVAVQSDMFSGEAPDPAAPSTLRFSGVLHLRVASADAESVTADLRFGPLACEVFGQPAPEMAERLSAPFVVRFARDGRIDAVLLPEAIPEGERIVAEEALRAAEIVLSGDAAAWTALESHRTGEYEARYERGEGGAIRKRKIRYLDAASPVRVEVLSSDMTARLSSTVWLASAEGVEFLAASSGGAPLFRTRLAFSLREISGEPDLSAPPARAKSVSGRATSSPAPGAATPSSGGAAAPSPASGSGAAPPSEAGRFTLLLDAFDRRDQEGFEELLALLQADPELGAEVVARILDPRTEDALQAALVDLLGTSGTPEAQRFLLGLAENPVASSMNALRAVIALGGVASPTEEAQSGLWRLARAKGDERVEDLARTSLLALGVTAATLGSADDPAAAEASRSIVDGLLGVLDGASGPELRVTLKALGNTGNPAAAERVGAFLRAEDPATRAAAATALRRMPGEAVETLLLATLAAEGVPQVRGALVRSLGTREPDERIVSTLAASAQAEESPLVRGEMIRTLAKGGDRFPAVRETFHRMLDTETDPQNLELLRRFLSRTPSGP; from the coding sequence ATGCGAGTGAACCGTCTCTTCGCCATTCTCGTGGTGCTCTTCCTCTGGATGGGCCTTTGGGGATGGTGGACTCAGCGCGAAGAACGCGAAGTACCCGAACCTCCCCTGGAGGAGGCCCCCGCGCCGGTACTGCGGTGGGAGGGCGGAGCCCGGTACGAGGTGGCGGTGCAGAGCGACATGTTTTCCGGAGAGGCGCCGGATCCTGCGGCGCCTTCCACCCTTCGTTTCTCGGGAGTGCTGCATCTCCGGGTTGCCTCGGCGGACGCGGAGTCCGTGACGGCGGACCTTCGCTTCGGGCCTCTTGCCTGCGAGGTGTTCGGGCAGCCTGCTCCCGAGATGGCGGAGCGTCTGTCCGCGCCCTTTGTCGTGCGCTTTGCCCGGGACGGACGCATTGATGCGGTGCTCCTGCCCGAGGCGATTCCCGAGGGAGAACGCATCGTGGCGGAGGAAGCGCTTCGGGCCGCCGAGATCGTGCTCTCCGGCGACGCGGCCGCCTGGACCGCCCTGGAGTCCCATCGGACGGGGGAGTATGAAGCCCGCTACGAGCGAGGCGAAGGCGGAGCGATCCGCAAGCGGAAGATACGATATCTCGATGCCGCCTCCCCGGTGCGGGTGGAGGTGCTCTCCTCGGACATGACGGCCCGGCTCTCTTCCACGGTGTGGCTTGCCTCCGCGGAGGGGGTGGAGTTCCTTGCGGCATCGAGCGGCGGCGCGCCCCTTTTTCGGACCCGCCTGGCCTTTTCGCTCCGGGAGATCTCCGGCGAGCCCGACCTGTCCGCTCCGCCGGCGAGGGCAAAGTCCGTATCCGGCAGGGCGACGTCTTCTCCGGCGCCGGGAGCGGCCACGCCCTCTTCCGGGGGGGCAGCCGCGCCCTCTCCGGCATCCGGAAGTGGTGCGGCACCGCCTTCCGAGGCCGGGCGTTTCACGTTGCTGCTTGATGCTTTCGACCGGCGCGACCAGGAGGGGTTCGAGGAGCTGCTCGCCCTGCTGCAGGCCGATCCGGAGCTGGGAGCGGAGGTGGTGGCCCGCATCCTCGACCCGAGGACCGAGGACGCCCTGCAGGCGGCCCTGGTGGATCTGCTCGGCACGAGCGGTACGCCCGAGGCGCAGCGCTTTCTGCTGGGACTGGCGGAAAACCCCGTCGCGTCTTCCATGAACGCACTGCGGGCGGTCATCGCCCTCGGCGGCGTGGCTTCCCCCACGGAGGAGGCCCAAAGCGGCCTGTGGCGGCTCGCCCGGGCGAAAGGCGACGAGCGGGTGGAGGACCTTGCGCGCACGTCTCTTCTGGCGCTCGGCGTCACCGCCGCGACGCTCGGGAGCGCCGACGACCCCGCCGCAGCCGAGGCGTCCCGGTCCATCGTGGACGGGCTGTTGGGGGTGCTCGACGGCGCGAGCGGGCCGGAGCTGCGGGTGACTCTCAAGGCTCTTGGCAACACCGGAAATCCCGCGGCGGCGGAACGCGTCGGCGCGTTTCTCCGGGCGGAGGACCCCGCCACCCGGGCCGCCGCCGCGACGGCGCTGCGGCGCATGCCTGGAGAGGCCGTGGAGACGCTCCTTCTTGCCACCCTCGCCGCCGAAGGCGTTCCCCAGGTACGGGGGGCGCTCGTGCGCAGCCTGGGTACCCGCGAGCCGGACGAGCGAATCGTCTCCACCCTCGCTGCGAGCGCGCAGGCGGAGGAGAGCCCTCTCGTCCGGGGAGAGATGATCCGCACCCTCGCGAAGGGGGGCGACCGTTTTCCCGCCGTGCGCGAGACCTTTCATCGCATGCTCGATACCGAGACGGATCCGCAGAATCTGGAGTTGCTCCGCCGGTTCCTCTCGCGGACGCCCTCCGGGCCGTGA
- a CDS encoding helicase-related protein yields the protein MRLEELQPDSVVRGILPDASVVVVNVEWHGSEALTLIYRNPEGRVAEEILYRYDEARLETTGSGRPWSFDGDGALFRLVSEAYRIRLAYLFDPVLAVHTSSVDPFPHQITAVYEAMLPRIPLRFLLADDPGAGKTIMAGLLIKELIARGDLRRCLIVCPGSLVEQWQDELYHRFHLPFEILTNDKLQAARTGNWFLENDLAIARLDKLSRNEDVQVKLAASECRYDLIVCDEAHKLSATFFGGEVKYTKRYRLGQLLSRITRHFLLMTATPHNGKEEDFQLFLALLDGDRFEGRFRDGVHQVDVSDLMRRMVKENLLKMDATPLFPERVAYTVPYLLSDAEARLYREVTEYVRQEFNRAKKLADDKRAGTVGFALTILQRRLASSPEAIYQSLRRRRERLERQLRELELLQRGTVLSVHTGPLLGPDDVEDLEDAPENEVENAEKEVCDQATAAETLAELRHEIETLKRLEELAGQVRRSETDTKWRELANLLCELFTPAAMAGASAGWRVASPAASVSKPKPSPRQKLVLFTEHRDTLAYLERKIGSLLGRPEAVAVIHGGMGREERRKAQERFLYDPEVRVLLATDAAGEGINLQRAHLMVNYDLPWNPNRLEQRFGRIHRIGQTEVCHLWNLVAKETREGDVYQTLLEKLEEARNALGGKVFDVLGKLQFEGRPLRELLLEAVLYGDQPEVRARLTRAVADGVDRSRLENLLEEHAVARDVMDPGRVARVREDMERAEARRLQPHYIESFFLEAFRRLGGTVRQREPHRYEITHVPAPVRNRDRQIGSGEPVLSRYERITFEKNLVAPPGKVQAAFVCPGHPLLDAVLDLALERNRDLLKRGTILVDEEDCGKTPRVLFFLEHAVQDAALLASGERRTISRRMLYVELDGEGRTRHLHYAPYLDYRPLGDDEPSVAELLARPECGWIVRGLEQKAQNHAIATVVPEHIQEVRKNRLAWIAKTRAAVKDRLTKEAHYWDHRAEELRLQEQAGRAGAQLNSAEARRRAEDLRSRLERRMAELDREAQISALPPAIFGGLLVVPRGLIETMRGHVPLTAASPADTQAAAARARAVVMEMERSLGYEPVDREFDHLGYDIESRAPSGKLRFLEVKGRIAGARTITVTRNEILCSLNKPDDYILALVEFDGEGGHRLRYVRTPFRQEPDFAVTSVNYDFGDLLARSEDPR from the coding sequence TTGAGGCTGGAAGAGCTGCAACCGGATTCCGTCGTGAGAGGTATTCTTCCCGATGCCTCTGTGGTTGTCGTCAATGTCGAGTGGCACGGTTCCGAGGCGCTCACGCTGATCTACCGTAATCCGGAAGGTCGAGTGGCGGAGGAAATCCTGTACCGGTACGATGAGGCACGTCTTGAAACGACGGGATCCGGTCGTCCCTGGAGCTTCGACGGAGATGGCGCGCTCTTCCGCCTCGTTTCGGAGGCCTACCGCATCCGCCTGGCCTATCTCTTCGATCCCGTTCTCGCCGTGCACACTTCCTCCGTGGACCCTTTTCCCCATCAGATAACGGCGGTCTACGAGGCCATGCTTCCCCGGATTCCACTGCGCTTTCTCCTCGCCGACGACCCCGGAGCGGGCAAGACCATCATGGCGGGGCTTCTCATCAAAGAGCTCATTGCCCGGGGTGATCTCCGGAGATGTCTCATCGTCTGCCCCGGCAGCCTTGTCGAACAATGGCAGGACGAGCTGTACCACAGGTTTCATCTTCCCTTCGAGATTCTCACCAACGACAAACTCCAGGCGGCTCGCACAGGAAACTGGTTCCTTGAAAACGATCTTGCCATTGCGCGTCTCGACAAACTTTCCCGCAACGAGGACGTGCAGGTGAAACTCGCCGCGTCGGAGTGTCGCTACGATCTGATCGTCTGCGACGAGGCCCATAAACTCTCCGCCACCTTTTTCGGCGGTGAGGTCAAATACACGAAACGCTACCGCCTCGGCCAGCTTCTTTCACGGATCACACGGCATTTTCTGCTCATGACCGCGACGCCACACAACGGTAAAGAGGAAGATTTTCAACTCTTCCTCGCTCTCCTCGACGGTGACCGGTTCGAGGGACGTTTCCGCGACGGCGTGCATCAGGTGGATGTCTCGGACCTCATGCGCCGCATGGTGAAGGAGAACCTTCTCAAGATGGACGCCACACCTCTCTTTCCGGAACGCGTTGCCTATACCGTTCCCTATCTGCTCTCCGATGCCGAGGCGCGGCTCTACAGGGAAGTGACCGAATACGTCCGTCAGGAATTCAATCGGGCCAAGAAACTGGCCGACGACAAGCGAGCAGGGACGGTCGGTTTCGCTCTGACCATCCTGCAGAGAAGACTCGCCTCGTCTCCCGAGGCCATTTATCAGTCCCTCCGCCGCCGCCGGGAACGGTTGGAAAGACAGCTTCGCGAGCTCGAACTGCTCCAGAGGGGGACCGTGCTTTCCGTTCATACCGGTCCGCTGCTCGGGCCTGACGACGTGGAGGACCTGGAGGACGCTCCCGAAAACGAGGTGGAGAACGCAGAGAAAGAAGTCTGCGATCAGGCCACCGCCGCGGAGACGCTGGCGGAACTGCGGCATGAGATCGAAACCCTGAAGCGTCTCGAGGAACTTGCGGGCCAGGTACGTCGTTCCGAAACGGACACGAAATGGCGTGAGCTCGCCAACCTGCTCTGCGAGCTTTTTACTCCCGCCGCCATGGCGGGAGCCTCCGCAGGATGGAGGGTCGCCTCGCCCGCCGCTTCCGTGTCGAAACCGAAACCCTCTCCCAGGCAGAAACTTGTCCTCTTCACGGAACACCGGGACACCCTTGCCTATCTCGAGCGGAAGATCGGTTCCCTGCTCGGCAGACCGGAGGCCGTGGCGGTCATTCACGGCGGCATGGGCAGAGAGGAACGCAGAAAGGCACAGGAGCGCTTTCTTTACGATCCCGAGGTTCGGGTTCTCCTCGCCACCGATGCCGCGGGAGAGGGAATCAACCTTCAGCGTGCCCACCTCATGGTGAACTATGACCTCCCGTGGAACCCCAACCGCCTCGAACAGCGTTTCGGTCGCATTCACCGTATCGGCCAGACCGAGGTCTGCCATCTCTGGAATCTCGTAGCCAAGGAGACCAGAGAGGGAGATGTCTACCAGACCCTTCTGGAGAAGCTGGAGGAAGCCCGCAACGCTCTCGGCGGCAAGGTCTTCGACGTGCTCGGCAAGCTCCAGTTCGAGGGGAGGCCCCTTCGGGAGCTGCTCCTTGAGGCCGTTCTCTACGGAGATCAGCCCGAGGTCCGCGCCAGGCTCACCAGAGCCGTTGCAGACGGTGTCGATCGCTCCCGCCTCGAAAATCTGCTGGAAGAACATGCCGTGGCCAGGGATGTCATGGACCCCGGTCGCGTCGCTCGTGTTCGTGAGGACATGGAGCGCGCGGAAGCGCGCCGTCTTCAGCCCCACTACATCGAATCCTTTTTCCTGGAGGCGTTCCGAAGGCTCGGCGGCACTGTCCGCCAACGGGAACCACACCGATACGAGATCACCCACGTTCCCGCCCCCGTGCGCAACCGGGACCGGCAGATCGGCTCGGGAGAGCCGGTGCTCTCCCGGTACGAGCGGATCACCTTCGAGAAAAACCTCGTCGCACCGCCGGGGAAGGTCCAGGCCGCCTTTGTCTGTCCCGGTCATCCGTTGCTCGACGCGGTGCTCGATCTCGCTTTGGAGCGCAACCGGGACCTGCTCAAGCGCGGCACGATTCTCGTGGATGAAGAGGACTGCGGAAAGACCCCGAGAGTGCTCTTTTTTCTGGAGCACGCCGTTCAGGATGCCGCTCTCCTGGCCTCGGGCGAGCGGCGGACCATCTCCCGGCGTATGCTCTACGTGGAGCTGGACGGGGAAGGACGGACAAGGCACCTGCATTACGCTCCCTACCTCGACTACCGGCCTCTCGGGGATGACGAACCCTCTGTGGCGGAACTGCTCGCTCGGCCCGAGTGCGGCTGGATCGTCCGCGGTCTCGAACAGAAGGCCCAGAATCATGCCATCGCCACGGTGGTGCCCGAGCACATACAGGAAGTGCGGAAGAACCGTCTTGCCTGGATCGCGAAAACAAGGGCTGCCGTAAAGGACCGCCTCACAAAGGAGGCGCATTACTGGGACCATCGTGCGGAGGAGTTGCGCCTTCAGGAACAGGCGGGGAGGGCCGGAGCCCAGCTCAATTCCGCCGAAGCCAGACGCCGGGCGGAGGATCTTCGTTCCCGCCTCGAACGGCGCATGGCGGAACTGGACAGAGAGGCCCAGATATCCGCCCTGCCTCCCGCGATTTTCGGCGGTCTTCTCGTCGTTCCCCGGGGTTTGATCGAGACGATGAGAGGGCATGTCCCTCTGACGGCCGCCTCTCCGGCGGATACCCAGGCAGCGGCGGCCCGTGCCCGCGCCGTCGTGATGGAGATGGAACGTTCCCTGGGGTACGAACCTGTCGATCGGGAATTCGATCATCTCGGTTATGATATCGAGAGCCGCGCCCCCTCGGGAAAACTCCGTTTTCTCGAGGTCAAGGGACGCATTGCCGGTGCGAGGACCATCACCGTCACGAGGAACGAAATTCTCTGCTCGCTCAACAAGCCCGACGACTACATTCTGGCCCTTGTGGAATTTGACGGAGAGGGCGGACACCGCCTTCGCTACGTGCGGACTCCCTTCCGACAGGAGCCGGACTTTGCCGTCACCAGCGTCAACTACGATTTCGGGGACTTGCTTGCCCGATCCGAAGATCCCCGCTGA
- the ribB gene encoding 3,4-dihydroxy-2-butanone-4-phosphate synthase, with protein MNPHVCACSCSLSSAAPSPSSAVSPLPSVPAPTLPATPSERVRAALASLRRGEGVLVVDDEDRENEGDLIYAASSLTEAQMALLIRECSGIVCLCLPEEKIRELDLPPMVAKNTSPYQTAFTVSIEASEGVTTGVSAADRVRTVKAAVAEGARPEDLRRPGHVFPLCARPGGVLERRGHTEATVDLMHLAGLPPYGVLCELTNPDGTMARLPEILRFGAEHGLPVVTVEDLVAHRRDVSRERAEI; from the coding sequence GTGAATCCCCATGTCTGTGCCTGCTCCTGTTCTTTGTCCTCTGCCGCGCCTTCACCTTCTTCCGCGGTGTCCCCGCTCCCTTCCGTTCCCGCTCCCACCTTGCCGGCCACGCCTTCCGAGCGGGTCCGCGCAGCCCTGGCGTCACTGCGTCGCGGCGAGGGTGTCCTTGTCGTGGATGACGAGGACCGCGAGAACGAGGGGGATCTGATCTACGCCGCATCATCCCTCACCGAGGCCCAGATGGCCCTGCTCATCCGGGAGTGCAGCGGCATCGTCTGCCTCTGTCTCCCCGAGGAGAAGATCCGCGAGCTGGACCTTCCCCCCATGGTGGCGAAGAACACCAGCCCCTATCAGACGGCCTTCACGGTCTCCATCGAGGCGAGCGAGGGCGTCACCACGGGCGTCTCCGCCGCGGACAGGGTCCGGACCGTCAAGGCCGCCGTGGCGGAAGGAGCCCGTCCGGAGGATCTGCGCCGCCCCGGCCACGTCTTCCCCCTCTGTGCCCGTCCCGGAGGCGTCCTCGAACGGCGGGGACACACGGAGGCCACGGTGGATCTCATGCACCTCGCGGGGCTGCCTCCCTACGGTGTGCTCTGTGAGCTCACCAACCCCGACGGCACCATGGCCCGCCTGCCCGAGATCCTGCGCTTCGGCGCGGAGCACGGACTTCCCGTGGTGACCGTGGAGGACCTCGTCGCTCACAGACGAGATGTTTCACGAGAACGCGCCGAAATCTGA
- a CDS encoding glycine/betaine/sarcosine/D-proline family reductase selenoprotein B, which translates to MIYRIVHYTNQFFAGLGGEEKADLRPLVRPGAVGPAQGLEQALGGEAVVVATVICGDNYMAEHLTSATEEVLALIREHKPDAVTAGPAFNAGRYGTACGAVLEKVAAVLKVPVVSGMYPENPGVELYGRNVMLVKTGDSARGMKDALAKMAEVTRKLLRKEPLGPAKESGLLPRGIRRNVLHEKSGAERAVEMLLARLRQQPFVTEYPMPTFRRIPPAPPVADLRRATIALVSSGGVVPKGNPDRIRVSSAESYGAYDISALEDLTPENYESIHGGYDRVWANVDPDVVIPLDVMRALEREGAYGKLHPVLYTTTGTGTSVAHAERFGREIGAALKEAGVDAVILTSTUGTCTRCGASMTREIEATANIPVVQIATIVPIMLTVGANRIVPGVAIPHPVGNPAAGPEEDRAVRRSLLLRAFTAMTTPVTEQTLF; encoded by the coding sequence GTGATCTATCGTATTGTCCACTACACCAATCAGTTTTTCGCGGGGCTCGGCGGGGAGGAGAAGGCGGATCTGCGCCCCCTCGTCCGCCCCGGCGCAGTAGGTCCCGCCCAGGGGCTCGAACAGGCCCTCGGAGGAGAGGCCGTCGTTGTCGCCACGGTGATCTGCGGGGACAACTACATGGCGGAGCACCTCACCTCCGCCACGGAGGAAGTTCTCGCTCTGATCCGGGAACACAAGCCCGACGCGGTCACCGCGGGACCCGCCTTCAACGCCGGGCGGTACGGAACGGCCTGCGGCGCCGTGCTGGAGAAGGTCGCCGCCGTGCTGAAGGTCCCCGTCGTGAGCGGCATGTATCCCGAGAATCCCGGCGTGGAACTCTACGGCAGGAACGTGATGCTCGTGAAAACCGGCGACAGCGCCCGGGGCATGAAGGACGCCCTGGCGAAGATGGCGGAGGTGACGCGCAAGCTCCTCCGCAAGGAGCCCCTCGGCCCGGCGAAGGAGAGCGGCCTGCTCCCCCGGGGGATCCGGCGAAACGTCCTCCACGAGAAAAGCGGCGCGGAGCGGGCGGTGGAGATGCTTTTGGCCCGCCTGCGGCAGCAGCCCTTCGTCACGGAGTACCCCATGCCGACCTTCCGTCGGATTCCCCCGGCCCCTCCCGTGGCGGATCTGCGCAGGGCCACCATTGCCCTCGTCTCCTCCGGCGGCGTCGTTCCCAAGGGCAACCCGGACCGCATCCGGGTCTCCTCGGCGGAGTCCTACGGCGCCTATGACATCAGCGCACTGGAGGACCTGACCCCAGAGAACTACGAATCCATCCACGGCGGCTACGACAGGGTATGGGCGAACGTGGACCCCGACGTGGTGATTCCCCTGGACGTGATGCGCGCCCTGGAAAGGGAGGGCGCCTACGGCAAACTGCACCCCGTGCTCTACACCACCACCGGAACGGGAACCTCCGTGGCGCACGCGGAGCGCTTCGGCCGGGAGATCGGTGCCGCCCTCAAGGAGGCCGGTGTTGACGCAGTGATTCTCACCTCCACCTGAGGCACCTGCACTCGATGCGGCGCATCGATGACGCGGGAGATTGAAGCGACGGCGAACATTCCGGTGGTGCAGATCGCCACCATCGTGCCCATCATGCTCACCGTCGGGGCGAACCGTATCGTCCCCGGCGTGGCGATACCCCATCCCGTGGGAAACCCCGCCGCGGGGCCCGAGGAGGATCGGGCGGTGCGGCGAAGCCTTCTTCTGCGGGCCTTCACCGCCATGACCACCCCCGTGACGGAGCAGACCCTCTTCTGA
- a CDS encoding glycine/sarcosine/betaine reductase component B subunit, translating into MRLELHEVVIRRIQWGDRTGAWNGVLTVNREEAAAEVAKDERFASVCLDLAHPGEKVRIIPVKDVVEPRVKLARSGEPLGYFPGFFAPAGTAGKGVTLVLRGAAVVTCGPIVAFQEGFIDMSGPGAAYTPFSETANLVLTVEPDPRLTKHAYEEALRLAGLRLAVYLATAARNATPDAISVYEKGNVSDEAIRLPDLPRVLHVCMAITQGLLHDTFVHGGDMKASLPVLLHPNEVLDGAVVSGNCVSACDKNTTWHHQNDPVVRALYRRHGEDLNFLGVVVTPEDVRLAGKERAASMNAALAESLGARGVIVTEEGYGNPDTDLCLNAKQMECRGIRTVIIADEAAGTDGASQGLADSAPEIAAFVSTGNVNEMIEVPAMERVLGYPDAIALLSGGAPESLRPDGSMFVELQSVIGSTCELGAGRWGCAEF; encoded by the coding sequence ATGCGGTTGGAACTGCACGAGGTCGTCATTCGGCGAATCCAGTGGGGAGACAGGACGGGAGCCTGGAACGGCGTCCTGACGGTGAACCGCGAGGAGGCCGCCGCGGAAGTGGCGAAGGACGAGCGTTTTGCGTCGGTATGCCTCGATCTGGCCCATCCGGGCGAGAAGGTGCGGATCATTCCGGTGAAGGACGTGGTGGAACCGCGGGTGAAACTTGCCCGGTCGGGGGAGCCCCTCGGCTATTTTCCCGGGTTCTTCGCTCCCGCGGGAACCGCGGGGAAGGGGGTCACCCTGGTGTTGCGGGGTGCTGCGGTGGTGACCTGCGGTCCCATCGTGGCCTTTCAGGAAGGGTTCATCGACATGTCCGGTCCTGGGGCGGCCTACACGCCCTTCTCCGAGACGGCGAACCTGGTTCTCACCGTGGAGCCCGATCCGCGCCTGACGAAGCACGCCTACGAGGAGGCACTCCGGCTCGCTGGGCTGCGCCTGGCGGTGTACCTCGCCACGGCGGCCAGGAACGCGACCCCGGACGCGATCTCCGTCTACGAGAAGGGCAACGTGAGCGACGAGGCGATCCGCCTGCCCGATCTTCCCCGGGTGCTCCACGTCTGCATGGCCATCACCCAGGGGCTCCTGCACGACACCTTCGTGCACGGCGGGGACATGAAGGCCTCCCTTCCCGTGCTGCTCCATCCCAATGAAGTGCTGGACGGCGCGGTGGTCTCGGGCAACTGCGTCTCCGCCTGCGATAAAAACACCACCTGGCACCACCAGAACGACCCCGTGGTGCGCGCGCTCTATCGGCGCCACGGCGAGGACCTCAACTTCCTCGGCGTGGTGGTCACCCCCGAGGATGTGCGTCTCGCTGGAAAGGAGCGGGCCGCCTCCATGAACGCGGCCCTTGCGGAGAGCCTCGGCGCAAGGGGCGTGATCGTCACCGAGGAGGGGTACGGCAATCCCGACACCGATCTCTGTCTCAACGCCAAGCAGATGGAGTGCCGGGGCATTCGCACGGTGATCATCGCCGACGAGGCGGCGGGCACGGACGGTGCGAGCCAGGGGCTTGCGGATTCCGCCCCGGAGATAGCGGCCTTTGTCTCCACGGGCAACGTGAACGAGATGATCGAGGTGCCCGCCATGGAGCGTGTGCTCGGCTATCCCGACGCCATCGCCCTTCTCTCCGGAGGCGCCCCGGAGAGCCTGCGCCCCGACGGCAGCATGTTCGTTGAGCTGCAGTCCGTCATCGGTTCCACCTGCGAGCTCGGCGCCGGTCGCTGGGGCTGCGCGGAATTCTAG
- a CDS encoding ornithine cyclodeaminase family protein, which produces MKVLWLSRKDVEDLGISVRDVTEVVELGFRLKGEGKVEMPAKIGIHTRKDCFLHAMPAYVGGDVDLAGMKWVAGYPPNQAKGLPYITGIWCLNDSETGFLKAILDASWITAWRTGSASAVCARHLASPEARTLAVVGLGVQGRTNFAAIKDVLPSISRAQVYDAFPEQTKRFVADMSPGAPDVEFVAASDVRSCVRDADIVVTCTPIVADPQRFIPVDWLKKDVLCISVDYDAAFEAPVMKDARIFVCDDRHQYLWTQEHGVYFQKGYPQEADLYADMGDICAGTKPPVREGRRAAVLMGIASHDVMTGHLVWRKAIEAGKGIELEL; this is translated from the coding sequence GTGAAAGTGCTGTGGCTTTCCCGCAAGGATGTGGAGGATCTGGGCATTTCCGTGCGCGACGTCACCGAGGTGGTGGAGTTGGGGTTCCGTCTTAAAGGGGAGGGAAAGGTGGAGATGCCGGCGAAGATCGGCATCCACACCAGGAAGGACTGCTTTCTTCACGCCATGCCCGCCTATGTGGGGGGCGACGTGGACCTGGCGGGAATGAAGTGGGTCGCAGGGTATCCGCCGAACCAGGCCAAGGGATTGCCCTACATCACGGGCATCTGGTGCCTCAACGACAGCGAGACGGGCTTTCTCAAGGCCATTCTTGACGCGAGCTGGATCACCGCCTGGCGCACCGGGTCGGCGAGTGCCGTCTGCGCCCGCCATCTCGCCTCGCCCGAGGCGCGCACTCTCGCCGTCGTCGGGCTGGGTGTTCAGGGGCGGACCAACTTCGCCGCCATCAAGGACGTGCTCCCCTCCATCTCCCGCGCCCAGGTGTACGACGCCTTTCCCGAACAGACGAAGCGCTTCGTGGCGGACATGTCCCCCGGCGCGCCCGACGTGGAGTTCGTCGCCGCTTCGGACGTGAGAAGCTGTGTTCGGGACGCGGACATCGTGGTCACCTGCACGCCCATCGTCGCGGACCCGCAGCGGTTCATCCCTGTGGACTGGCTCAAGAAGGACGTGCTCTGCATCTCCGTGGACTACGACGCCGCCTTCGAGGCGCCGGTCATGAAGGACGCCCGCATCTTCGTCTGCGACGACCGCCACCAGTATCTCTGGACCCAGGAGCACGGCGTCTATTTCCAGAAGGGCTATCCCCAGGAGGCGGACCTCTACGCCGACATGGGCGACATCTGCGCCGGCACAAAGCCCCCCGTGCGTGAGGGCCGCCGCGCCGCGGTGCTCATGGGCATCGCCAGCCACGACGTGATGACCGGCCACCTGGTCTGGCGCAAGGCCATCGAAGCCGGAAAAGGCATCGAGCTGGAGCTGTAG
- a CDS encoding helix-turn-helix transcriptional regulator yields the protein MKDGLLEEEQALARELLTARKRAGLAQEQVAAAMGTTKSAVSRLKANNDHAPSLRTLRSYARAVGCAVEIRFVAKSGR from the coding sequence ATGAAGGACGGTCTGCTGGAGGAAGAACAGGCACTCGCACGGGAGCTTCTGACGGCGCGAAAGCGCGCCGGACTCGCACAGGAACAGGTCGCCGCAGCGATGGGGACCACGAAAAGCGCCGTCTCGCGCCTCAAAGCCAACAACGACCACGCTCCTTCACTGCGAACACTCAGGAGTTACGCCCGAGCCGTAGGCTGCGCCGTCGAAATTCGCTTTGTGGCGAAATCCGGCAGGTAA